The Nocardioides salarius genome includes a region encoding these proteins:
- a CDS encoding YibE/F family protein: MGGHHRGPGRDELGRTPRVAWLVLAPIALLTLVAMVWLWPTGDVGPDEQGSADQYEGRISTIERSECTEELTDDVNGCGTATVSLETPEDDPRDEPVDTAEVPLPNGPGAPEVEEGDDVVLILNETPDGESYAIVDHQRGTGLAVLAGAFVLAMVAFGRWRGVSAMAGLGVTFLLLLYFVVPAILDGSPPLLVAIVGSAAIMLTVLYLTHGLGATTTVAVLGTLASLTLTGLLSALAVSALHLTGVTDDLSLAVGMTQGVNTEGLLLAGIVIGSLGVLDDVTVTQSATVAELARANPAYGALQLFRAGSRVGRSHIASVVNTIVLAYAGSALPLLILIVANTESLGSVVTDQIIAQEVVRSVVATLGLVAAVPLTTGLAAVVLRARAHPVEQGPPVDQA, from the coding sequence ATGGGTGGGCACCACCGCGGTCCCGGTCGCGACGAGCTGGGACGCACGCCGAGGGTGGCGTGGCTGGTGCTGGCGCCGATCGCGCTGCTGACGCTGGTGGCGATGGTCTGGCTGTGGCCCACCGGTGACGTCGGTCCCGACGAGCAGGGCAGCGCCGACCAGTACGAGGGCCGCATCAGCACCATCGAGCGCTCGGAGTGCACCGAGGAGCTCACCGACGACGTCAACGGCTGCGGCACCGCGACCGTGTCGCTGGAGACGCCCGAGGACGACCCGCGCGACGAGCCCGTCGACACCGCCGAGGTGCCGCTGCCCAACGGTCCGGGGGCGCCGGAGGTGGAGGAGGGCGACGACGTCGTCCTGATCCTCAACGAGACGCCCGACGGGGAGTCCTACGCCATCGTCGACCACCAGCGCGGCACCGGCCTCGCGGTGCTGGCGGGCGCCTTCGTGCTGGCGATGGTGGCCTTCGGCCGCTGGCGCGGGGTCAGTGCGATGGCCGGTCTGGGCGTCACCTTCCTGCTGCTGCTCTACTTCGTGGTCCCCGCCATCCTCGACGGCTCGCCGCCGCTGCTGGTCGCGATCGTCGGCTCGGCGGCGATCATGCTCACCGTCCTCTACCTGACCCACGGCCTGGGGGCCACGACCACGGTGGCCGTGCTCGGCACCCTGGCCAGCCTCACCCTCACCGGGCTGCTCTCCGCGCTGGCCGTCTCGGCGCTGCACCTGACCGGCGTCACCGACGACCTGTCGCTGGCGGTCGGGATGACCCAGGGCGTCAACACCGAGGGCCTGTTGCTGGCCGGCATCGTCATCGGCTCCCTGGGTGTGCTCGACGACGTGACCGTCACCCAGTCGGCCACGGTCGCCGAGCTCGCGCGCGCCAACCCGGCGTACGGCGCCCTGCAGCTCTTCCGTGCCGGCAGCCGCGTGGGGCGCTCCCACATCGCCTCGGTCGTCAACACCATCGTGCTCGCGTACGCCGGCTCGGCGCTGCCGCTGCTGATCCTGATCGTCGCCAACACCGAGTCCCTCGGCAGCGTCGTGACCGACCAGATCATCGCCCAGGAGGTCGTGCGCAGCGTGGTGGCCACCCTCGGCCTGGTCGCCGCGGTGCCGCTGACGACCGGTCTGGCGGCGGTGGTGCTGCGGGCCCGGGCGCACCCGGTCGAGCAGGGCCCGCCGGTCGACCAGGCCTAG
- a CDS encoding HNH endonuclease signature motif containing protein, giving the protein MREALGRGEMVAEQASVICTALDELPDDLDPSVLEQATKALVAYAEVHDAKALRVLGRRILEVVAPEAAEAWEAEQLEREEREAEKSAVFRMREDGHGRIKGSFTVPLLAGQMLERALLAFAAPKHQIANRATDEGEHEEQDEAPVPVRRPTAQRLGAAFVELVERLDPHDLPKAGGVNATVVVTMTLDSLKDGLVAATLDTGDRISASTARRLACEAGVVPVVLGGKSQPLDVGRAKRYFTPAQRIAMGIRDGGCTARGCDAPPAMCHAHHDDPWSCHGHTDLDRGRLLCPFHHRRIHDPEYESDVGADNQVTFHRRT; this is encoded by the coding sequence GTGCGGGAAGCGCTGGGTCGTGGCGAGATGGTCGCGGAGCAGGCGTCGGTGATCTGCACGGCGCTCGATGAGCTGCCCGACGACCTCGACCCGTCGGTCTTGGAGCAGGCGACGAAGGCGCTGGTCGCATACGCGGAGGTCCACGACGCGAAGGCGCTGCGGGTGCTGGGCCGTCGGATCCTCGAGGTCGTGGCACCGGAGGCGGCTGAGGCGTGGGAGGCCGAGCAGCTCGAGCGCGAGGAGCGCGAGGCGGAGAAGTCGGCGGTGTTCCGGATGCGCGAGGACGGCCACGGCCGGATCAAGGGGTCCTTCACGGTGCCGCTGCTGGCCGGCCAGATGCTGGAGCGGGCCCTGCTCGCGTTCGCCGCACCGAAGCACCAGATCGCCAACCGCGCCACCGATGAAGGCGAGCACGAAGAGCAGGACGAGGCACCGGTGCCGGTACGCCGCCCCACAGCGCAGCGGTTGGGTGCCGCGTTCGTCGAGCTCGTCGAGCGCCTCGACCCCCACGACCTGCCCAAGGCCGGTGGCGTGAACGCCACGGTGGTGGTGACGATGACCCTCGACTCCCTCAAGGACGGCCTGGTGGCCGCGACGCTCGACACCGGTGACCGGATCAGTGCCTCCACCGCGAGGCGGCTGGCCTGCGAGGCCGGCGTCGTGCCCGTGGTGCTTGGTGGCAAGAGTCAGCCTCTGGATGTGGGGCGTGCGAAGCGGTACTTCACCCCGGCCCAGCGGATCGCGATGGGTATCCGTGACGGCGGCTGCACCGCCCGCGGCTGCGACGCCCCGCCAGCGATGTGCCACGCCCACCACGACGACCCGTGGTCGTGCCACGGTCACACCGACCTCGACCGCGGGCGCTTGTTGTGCCCGTTCCACCACCGCCGGATTCATGACCCGGAGTACGAGAGCGACGTCGGCGCCGACAACCAGGTCACCTTCCACCGACGAACCTAG
- a CDS encoding amidohydrolase, which translates to MSDLIFANGRLFDGLKYHHDHAVGVRGSQIYAVGPLDRVREEMAAGGSRAEEVDAAGGLVMPAFHDAHIHPLIGGLELRSALLTDCAGAEECLSTIADAVAAQGDVGQAWFRGGGWSLEHFDPSTGPTAEMLDRVVPHRPAFLPSNDHHNAWVNTRALELAGIDRDTPDPPDGWIERDRDGNPTGTLREAAAAMVHRLVDTTREEKRAALLDAQAHLHSWGIVGWQDALVGGYAGIDDPTQAYLDLVEADELTARVRLALWWDRNRGVEQVEELEAERARLGDAGLDAGSVKLMVDGVSETLTMAVDEPYLGGARCPCAGGERGLAFMEPEQLDEAVCALDAAGFQAHFHALGDRAVRTSLDAIEAARRRHGWSNQRHQLAHLQLVAPVDRNRFRLLGAIANVEGMWARYNTPAVQMVKPYLDEERLDWQYPFADIVDSGALVAGGSDWPINPPDPMEGIHVLVNRSSRTTDESDEEPPMRDDQGLTLVQALQAYTSGAAHANHQEDSGNLRVGASADVLVLDRDPFDLHEDEIGSAEPVTAWARGSEVYRRD; encoded by the coding sequence ATGAGCGACCTGATCTTCGCCAACGGACGGCTCTTCGACGGGCTGAAGTACCACCACGATCACGCCGTGGGGGTGCGCGGGAGCCAGATCTACGCTGTCGGCCCGCTCGACCGGGTGCGGGAGGAGATGGCGGCCGGCGGGAGCCGGGCCGAGGAGGTCGACGCCGCCGGGGGACTGGTGATGCCGGCCTTCCACGACGCCCACATCCACCCGCTCATCGGCGGCCTGGAGCTGCGCAGCGCGCTGCTCACCGACTGCGCCGGCGCCGAGGAGTGCCTCTCGACGATCGCCGACGCGGTGGCCGCGCAGGGCGACGTGGGCCAGGCGTGGTTCCGCGGTGGCGGCTGGTCGCTCGAGCACTTCGACCCCAGCACCGGGCCCACCGCCGAGATGCTCGACCGCGTGGTGCCGCACCGTCCGGCGTTCCTGCCCAGCAACGACCACCACAACGCCTGGGTCAACACCCGCGCCCTCGAGCTGGCCGGCATCGACCGCGACACCCCCGACCCGCCCGACGGCTGGATCGAGCGCGACCGCGACGGCAACCCGACCGGCACCCTGCGCGAGGCCGCGGCCGCGATGGTGCACCGCCTGGTCGACACCACGCGGGAGGAGAAGCGTGCGGCGCTGCTCGACGCGCAGGCGCACCTGCACTCGTGGGGCATCGTGGGCTGGCAGGACGCGCTCGTCGGCGGATACGCCGGCATCGACGACCCGACCCAGGCCTACCTCGACCTCGTGGAGGCCGACGAGCTGACCGCCCGGGTGCGGCTGGCGCTGTGGTGGGACCGCAACCGCGGTGTCGAGCAGGTCGAGGAGCTGGAGGCCGAGCGGGCCCGGCTCGGTGACGCGGGCCTCGACGCCGGGTCGGTCAAGCTGATGGTCGACGGGGTCTCCGAGACGCTCACCATGGCCGTCGACGAGCCGTACCTCGGCGGGGCGCGCTGCCCCTGCGCCGGTGGCGAGCGGGGGCTGGCGTTCATGGAGCCCGAGCAGCTCGACGAGGCCGTGTGCGCGCTCGATGCCGCCGGCTTCCAGGCCCACTTCCACGCCCTGGGCGACCGGGCCGTGCGCACCTCCCTCGACGCCATCGAGGCCGCGCGCCGCCGCCACGGGTGGAGCAACCAGCGCCACCAGCTCGCGCACCTCCAGCTGGTCGCGCCGGTCGACCGCAACCGGTTCCGGCTGCTCGGCGCGATCGCCAACGTCGAGGGCATGTGGGCGCGCTACAACACCCCCGCCGTGCAGATGGTCAAGCCCTACCTCGACGAGGAGCGGCTCGACTGGCAGTACCCCTTCGCCGACATCGTCGACAGCGGGGCGCTGGTGGCCGGCGGCTCGGACTGGCCGATCAACCCGCCCGACCCGATGGAGGGCATCCACGTGCTGGTCAACCGCTCCTCGCGCACCACCGACGAGAGCGACGAGGAGCCGCCGATGCGCGACGACCAGGGGCTCACCCTGGTCCAGGCGCTGCAGGCCTACACCAGCGGTGCCGCCCACGCGAACCACCAGGAGGACTCCGGCAACCTGCGCGTCGGCGCCTCCGCCGACGTGCTGGTGCTCGACCGCGACCCCTTCGACCTGCACGAGGACGAGATCGGCTCCGCCGAGCCGGTCACGGCCTGGGCCCGCGGCTCGGAGGTCTACCGCCGCGACTGA
- a CDS encoding SpoIIE family protein phosphatase produces the protein MAATGSPGAAQDPARSTPPDVRSSVVRRLVAGSDRSSSLDRLCELAAALLDAGSAQVSLVGATQVVVGGHGAGSGLVGLETPAADSLCTVTVGLKAPLVVPDTTLDDRVSTLPPVTSGAVGAYLGVPLVVADGQVVGSLCVYDAAPRDWPDHSVSTLERLADAVVGDLELAALSSDFETQQVAWRLATDAAGVGAWEWDLVTGDLRFDDRLLELFGLDDDTFGGTIDAFTDIVHVEDRARVVAALDRAIAARGEYAAEYRIHLPDGRVRWIAARGRGLGDEGGQTVRVLGAAYDTTAVQEGEARVARVLESMPTAFYQLDDEWRFAYLNGEAERLLGRSREDLVGQVVWEAFPATLDSIFERSYRGCVESGDPVAFDAYYPAPLDAWYEVRAWPNPDGLAVYFVDVTARYQAQEQVARTARRDALVADVTEQLAGTLDLGEAVSRLGALVVPAIGDWCVATLVEEPGHEGRLPGLRDVGGWHRDPGAQHLVDRFAAVRLDQVVDDSFLPLVLAADRPVVGDGATESMCRVFAAGEVHELLRALAPEHATVLSLKGHDRVVGLLTVLRGEARGAFTDADLDTLALVAERAGLALDNARLFAEQRDLAEGLQRSLLTAPPQPDHLEIVVRYEAAAETAQVGGDWYDAFVQDAGATMLVIGDVVGHDTAAAAAMGQVRNLLRGISVFSGQGPADVLRGVDHALDTLGVDTTATAVLARLEQTPEELAEGVTRLRWSNAGHPPPVVVCPEGEVTLLVGDDPDLLLGLDPEAERQERQVVLTRGSLVLLFTDGLVERRGEDLDAGLDRLRRELASLDALGCPLDELCDRLLVRMVPSLREDDIALVAVRLHEQDGPPPRRRSQDQHGPTGGSAGTGVEDAPVASGRIVRTRFSAHPSSVPGARHFVREALRGRGVELVDDAELCVGELAANAALHSGGESMDVSVRLDHGAVTVSVADEGVVPAEAVVPRLVAEPDGRGHGEPTTGRGLGIVSVLADDWGVERFPGGTRVWARLLDDRADSPVRPPDSPPAPGPAADQDAPEGREPTSPVLLRGCPVRLWLRQDEHIDELVRDLQLLSATHELDPGLVSVGEVRDLLAVFAPLRRGTRRAVEAAQAQGLDELDVTVDLPVRAADEVVRLDDLLSLSDEGLDDQRLLTVRAEPDVVRLRAWMIEQVRTQLEEGAEAVAWTDWTPRDLGSPPPRA, from the coding sequence ATGGCAGCGACGGGCTCACCCGGGGCCGCGCAGGACCCTGCCCGGTCGACGCCGCCCGACGTGCGCTCCTCCGTGGTGCGGCGGCTGGTGGCGGGCAGCGACCGCAGCTCCTCGCTCGACCGGCTCTGCGAGCTCGCAGCCGCCCTGCTCGACGCCGGCTCCGCCCAGGTCTCGCTGGTCGGGGCGACCCAGGTCGTCGTGGGCGGCCACGGCGCGGGCAGTGGCCTGGTCGGCCTCGAGACACCCGCCGCCGACTCGCTGTGCACCGTCACGGTCGGTCTGAAGGCGCCGCTGGTGGTGCCCGACACCACGCTCGACGACCGGGTCAGCACGCTGCCACCGGTCACGTCCGGTGCTGTCGGCGCCTACCTGGGAGTCCCTCTGGTGGTCGCCGACGGCCAGGTGGTGGGCTCGCTCTGCGTGTACGACGCCGCCCCGCGCGACTGGCCCGACCACAGCGTGAGCACCCTCGAGCGGCTCGCCGACGCCGTCGTCGGCGACCTCGAGCTCGCGGCGCTCAGCTCCGACTTCGAGACCCAGCAGGTCGCCTGGCGGCTGGCGACGGACGCGGCCGGGGTCGGCGCCTGGGAGTGGGACCTGGTCACCGGCGACCTGCGCTTCGACGACCGGCTCCTCGAGCTGTTCGGCCTCGATGACGACACCTTCGGCGGCACCATCGACGCCTTCACCGACATCGTCCACGTCGAGGACCGGGCCCGGGTCGTCGCCGCGCTCGATCGTGCGATCGCCGCTCGCGGCGAGTACGCCGCCGAGTACCGCATCCACCTGCCCGACGGCCGGGTGCGCTGGATCGCGGCGCGGGGGCGCGGCCTCGGCGACGAGGGCGGCCAGACGGTGCGGGTGCTGGGAGCGGCGTACGACACGACGGCCGTGCAGGAGGGCGAGGCGCGCGTCGCCCGGGTGCTCGAGTCGATGCCCACGGCCTTCTACCAGCTCGACGACGAGTGGCGCTTCGCCTACCTCAACGGGGAGGCGGAGCGGCTCCTGGGCCGCTCGCGCGAGGACCTCGTCGGGCAGGTCGTCTGGGAGGCGTTCCCCGCGACCCTCGACAGCATCTTCGAGCGCAGCTACCGCGGCTGCGTCGAGTCGGGGGACCCGGTGGCCTTCGACGCCTACTACCCCGCACCGCTCGACGCCTGGTACGAGGTGCGTGCCTGGCCGAACCCCGATGGGCTGGCCGTCTACTTCGTCGACGTCACCGCCCGCTACCAGGCGCAGGAACAGGTCGCGCGCACTGCTCGCCGCGACGCCCTGGTCGCCGACGTCACGGAGCAGCTGGCCGGCACGCTGGACCTCGGGGAGGCTGTCTCCCGCCTGGGTGCCCTGGTGGTACCGGCGATCGGTGACTGGTGCGTCGCGACGCTGGTCGAGGAGCCCGGCCACGAGGGCCGGCTGCCCGGGCTGCGCGACGTCGGGGGGTGGCACCGCGACCCGGGCGCCCAGCACCTGGTCGACCGGTTCGCGGCGGTGCGCCTCGACCAGGTGGTCGACGACTCCTTCCTGCCGCTGGTGCTCGCCGCGGATCGCCCCGTCGTCGGCGACGGGGCGACCGAGTCGATGTGCCGCGTCTTCGCTGCGGGCGAGGTCCACGAGCTGCTGCGTGCCCTGGCGCCCGAGCACGCCACCGTCCTCAGCCTCAAGGGGCACGACCGGGTGGTCGGGCTCCTCACCGTGCTGCGGGGCGAGGCCCGGGGCGCCTTCACCGACGCCGACCTCGACACCCTGGCCCTGGTCGCGGAACGGGCCGGCCTGGCGCTCGACAACGCCCGGCTCTTCGCCGAGCAGCGCGACCTCGCCGAGGGCCTGCAGCGCAGCCTCCTGACCGCGCCCCCGCAGCCCGACCACCTCGAGATCGTGGTGCGCTACGAGGCCGCGGCCGAGACCGCCCAGGTCGGCGGCGACTGGTACGACGCGTTCGTGCAGGACGCCGGGGCCACGATGCTGGTCATCGGGGACGTCGTCGGCCACGACACCGCGGCCGCGGCGGCCATGGGCCAGGTCCGCAACCTGCTGCGCGGCATCTCGGTCTTCAGCGGCCAGGGGCCGGCCGACGTGCTGCGCGGCGTCGACCACGCGCTGGACACCCTGGGCGTGGACACCACCGCGACGGCCGTGCTGGCCCGCCTGGAGCAGACCCCCGAGGAGCTCGCGGAGGGCGTCACCCGGCTGCGCTGGTCGAACGCCGGCCACCCGCCGCCGGTGGTGGTCTGCCCCGAGGGCGAGGTCACCCTGCTGGTGGGCGACGACCCCGACCTGCTGCTGGGGCTCGACCCCGAGGCCGAGCGCCAGGAGAGGCAGGTCGTGCTGACCCGGGGGTCGCTGGTGCTGCTGTTCACCGACGGGCTCGTCGAGCGGCGCGGCGAGGACCTCGACGCCGGCCTCGACCGGCTGCGGCGCGAGCTGGCCAGCCTCGACGCACTCGGCTGCCCCCTGGACGAGCTCTGCGACCGGCTTCTCGTGCGGATGGTGCCCAGCCTCCGCGAGGACGACATCGCGCTGGTCGCCGTGCGGCTGCACGAGCAGGACGGGCCCCCGCCGCGGCGGCGCAGCCAGGACCAGCACGGGCCAACCGGTGGGTCCGCCGGGACCGGCGTGGAGGACGCGCCTGTCGCGAGCGGGCGGATCGTGCGCACCCGCTTCTCCGCGCACCCCTCGAGCGTCCCCGGCGCCCGGCACTTCGTGCGCGAGGCGCTGCGGGGGCGGGGTGTCGAGCTGGTCGACGACGCCGAGCTCTGCGTCGGCGAGCTGGCGGCCAACGCCGCGCTGCACAGCGGAGGCGAGTCGATGGACGTCTCGGTGCGCCTGGACCACGGTGCGGTGACCGTGTCGGTGGCCGACGAGGGCGTCGTACCGGCCGAGGCGGTGGTGCCCCGCCTGGTCGCCGAGCCCGACGGACGCGGGCACGGTGAGCCCACCACCGGTCGCGGCCTCGGCATCGTCTCGGTGCTGGCCGACGACTGGGGCGTCGAGCGCTTCCCGGGCGGCACCCGGGTGTGGGCCCGGCTGCTCGACGACCGTGCCGACAGCCCGGTGCGCCCGCCCGACTCGCCGCCCGCCCCCGGGCCGGCCGCCGACCAGGACGCTCCCGAGGGCCGCGAGCCGACGTCGCCGGTGCTGCTGCGGGGCTGCCCGGTGCGGCTGTGGCTGCGCCAGGACGAGCACATCGACGAGCTGGTGCGCGACCTGCAGCTGCTCTCCGCGACCCACGAGCTCGACCCCGGTCTCGTCTCGGTCGGCGAGGTGCGCGACCTGCTGGCCGTCTTCGCGCCGCTGCGCCGGGGCACGCGGCGCGCGGTCGAGGCCGCCCAGGCGCAGGGTCTCGACGAGCTCGACGTCACCGTCGACCTGCCGGTCAGGGCGGCCGACGAGGTCGTCCGGCTCGACGACCTGCTGTCCCTCTCCGACGAGGGGCTCGACGACCAGCGGCTGCTGACCGTGCGCGCCGAGCCCGACGTCGTACGCCTGCGGGCGTGGATGATCGAGCAGGTGCGCACCCAGCTGGAGGAGGGCGCCGAGGCCGTGGCATGGACCGACTGGACCCCCCGGGACCTCGGCTCACCCCCTCCGCGGGCCTAG